Below is a genomic region from Brassica oleracea var. oleracea cultivar TO1000 chromosome C9, BOL, whole genome shotgun sequence.
AGATGAGCTTCATCTAAACTTTATGGCACTGGTCAGCAAAGAAGAAGAACCAAAACTAGATTCAGGCGTGGAAGAGGATGAAGATGATCTCAACAACGATCTTGAATCAGAATACAAGTCTCTGTTCGACAAGTTTGCTGAACTCAGTCATGAGAATCTACAACTACTAAAAGATAAGGCAATGCTGAAAGCTCAGGTGAATATTCTAGAATTGGAGAAACCCTCTGAACAAGCTACTGAGTTGTCTATCCTCAAGAACTCAGACCAAGAACTGCTATCATTGAAACGAGCGATGACTGAACAAGAGAGGGTTCAAAAGCAGTTTGAGCTGAAGATGAATTGTCTGAATGATCCACTAACCAAGGAGATGGACAAGAGCAAATTACTTGAGAATCAACTCGCTGAAAATCTCAAGAAAGTAAGAATGCTCACGACTGGTACAACAACTCTAGATCAACTTCTCACCATTGGTCAGTGTCCTAGCAGTAACTGGGGATTAGGTTTTCAAGGAGGCACTTCCAAATCTGCGGAAGAAACAGTGTTCGTGAAAGGGAGTTCGAATGAAAAAGAAATTCAAACCACGACGAAGGTGCAGATTAATAATCAGAAAGGAGAGAACCTAAAGAAGACTGCTGCTACACGACGAGGAAATGGATGCCACTTCTGTGGAAAGCGTGGTCATAATGTCAGAGTTTGCTTCTTTCGAAAAATTCAGTATCAACGTGCATGGAGGATGAATCTTTGCTTTATGGAACCATCACTGTATGGTCATGTGTGGATAGCTAAGAAGGATCTGTACCCAAACTACAAGCAGAGAGCCTTGACTGTTGCACACAGTGAGAAGTCTGAAATACGCACTAATGCAGAGCAACCCATCATCTGCAACTTCGCGACCCTATCCATTGGAACTGAGCTGGTAAGCAACGTTGCTTACACAAGTTCTGATTCTAACTCACAGTTTGATACTCCCTTGGTACTTCGACAGTGGCTGCTCAAAACATATGACTGGAAATCAGGATTTCTTTGAGAAACTTGAGTTTATCAAAGGAGGCAAAGTGACCTTTGGTGATGGAGGACAAGGAAAGATACGAGGAGTTGGGGAACTGGACAGGTCTGTCTTACCTAAGCTTGTTAATGTCTTCTATGTGGATGGTCTTAAAGCAAATCTCATCAGTGTCAGTCAATTGTGTGATGAGGGGTTAGAAAATATCTTCAACAGCAAAGAATGTCGAGCTGTTGATGCTAAAGGGAACGTTGTTCTATGTGGAGTAAGGTCAGGAAATAACTGTTACATGTGGAAGCCGTCACACCTATGCTACTCAGCTAAGGAGTCTAAATTGGATCTGTGGCACAAGAAGCTCGGACATATGAATACTAATGGTCTGACCCGGCTAATTAACTCTCAAGTTGTTAGGGGAATTCCAGAGCTTGAAAAACAAACCGATACAGTGTGTGGAGGGTGCTGTCAAGGTAAACAAGTGAAGGTCCAGCACAAACAGATTTCAGAGATTAGATCCAAGGGAATACTCGAGCTAGTACACATGGATCTTATGGGACCAATTACTCCAGACAGCATTGCATGGAAAAAAAATACATTTTTGTCCTAGTAGATGATTTTTCCAGATAACGTGGGTGGACTTCCTGAGAAATAAGTCTGACGCGTTGGAGAGCTTCCGTATTTTGACCTTGCAACTTAAACAAGAAAAGGGTGGCATTGTGCAGATCAACAAGCTCGAGTCACTCAGAAGATTGAGTGTGTCACACCACCAGCTGAAGCATCCTCTGACGTAAGGGTCAAAGAAGAGTCAGAAGAAGAGGACGAATAGTCTGAGGATCAGCAAGTGGATCTGAATCAAACCAAAGTGCATAAGAATCATTCTTCAGCTGATGTGATTGGTGAAGTGTTTGGTGAAAGAGTTACACGAAAGAAACATATTGATTTTCAGCAAATGGTCAAGCTTGCATGTTTCACGGCTGAGATGAACGAGCTAGAGTGTTTTGTCTCGTTGATTGAACCAAAGACGCTTCAAGAAGCACTGAACGATGAGTTTTGGACAGAGTCTATGCACCTGGAGCTTGAACAGTTTGATCGATTACAAGTTTGGGAACTGGTACCACGACCTGATGGTGTGAATATCATTGGCACTAAGTGGATTCACAAGAATAAGACCGATGAGAAAGGAAACGTGATCAGAAACAAATCTAGACTTGTGGGACAGGGTTACACACAAATCGAAGGTGTGGATTTTGACGAGACTTTCGCGCCAGTTGCTCGACTAGAGTCAATCAGACTGTTGTTTGGAATGGCTTGCAATCTGAAGATCAAACTTTATCAGATGGATGTGAAAAGTGGATTTCTGAATGGTGTACTACAAGAAGAAGTCTATTTCACACAGCCTAAAGGTTTCGAGGATCCTCACTTTCCAGATCATGTTTACAAACTCAAGAAGGCATTGTATGGACTTAAACAGGCCCCTCGAGCATGGTATGATCGTCTGACAGTGTTCCTTACTCAGGCTGGATTTCAAAGAGGAGGAGTTGATAAAACCCTGTTCATTGGAGAAAATGGGAGAGATATCCTCATCATTCAAGTATATGTCAATGATATAATATTTGGAGGAACATCTCAGTCAATGGTTGATGAGTTCGTAAAGACGATGACTTCTGAATTCGAAATGAGCATGGTGGGAGAACTGAGTTACTTTCTTGGACTNNNNNNNNNNNNNNNNNNNNNNNNNNNNNNNNNNNNNNNNNNNNNNATGCAGACGAGCAAGACAGCCAATACTCCGATGAGCACAACTACAAAGCTGTTGCGAGATGAGGATGGGAAACCTGTTGATGAGAAACTGTATAGAGCTATGATAGGGAGCTTGCTGTATCTTACCGCGAGTCGACCTGACTTGTGTCTAAGTGTCAGGATTTGTGCTCGATACCAGGCTAATCCAAAAGAGTCACACATGAATGCAGTAAAACGGGTTATCAAATATGTGAAAGGTACATTGGATTTTGGTCTTCATTACACCTTTGAAACTAACGTGAATATTACATGATTCTGTGATGCTGACTGGGCAGGGTGTCTGGATGATCGTCATAGTACTTCTGGCGGATGTTTCTTTCTTGGAAACAACTTGGTGGCATGGCACAGCAAGAAACAAAATTGCATCTCTCTCTCAACTGCTGAGGCTGAGTATATTGCTCTCGGAAGCTGTTGCACTCAGTTACTTTGGATGCTAAATGCTCGTTGATTATGGTATCATCTTTGACCCTATGCTTGTTCACTGTGATAATATGAGTGCCCTAAACTTGTCTAAAAATCCGGTTCAAAATTCACGCACCAAACATGTCGACATTCGACATCACTTTGTGAGAGAGTTAGTTGAGATGAAAATCGTGATTTTGGAGCATGTATCAACTGAAAGGCAACTGGCTGATCTATTCACTAAACCTCTGGACTACAACACGTTCCTAGGCCTTCGAAAGGCCTTAGGAATTGTGAATCTCTGAATAAGTCATGTCAGAAGAGGAGAGCACGGCTGTTGTATATATGTGTTACTGCTTGTCGATATGCCACCACAATCACAAAACTCTGAGTCAACAAGTTCAATTGTGCAGCTTATTTCACCTGCCTCCTCAATAGTACAANNNNNNNNNNNNNNNNNNNNNNNNNNNNNNNNNNNNNNNNNNNNNNNNNNNNNNNNNNNNNNNNNNNNNNNNNNNNNNNNNNNNNNNNNNNNNNNNNNNNNNNNNNNNNNNNNNNNNNNNNNNNNNNNNNNNNNNNNNNNNNNNNNNNNNNNNNNNNNNNNNNNNNNNNNNNNNNNNNNNNNNNNNNNNNNNNNNNNNNNNNNNNNNNNNNNNNNNNNNNNNNNNNNNNNNNNNNNNNNNNNNNNNNNNNNNNNNNNNNNNNNNNNNNNNNNNNNNNNNNNNNNNNNNNNNNNNNNNNNNNNNNNNNNNNNNNNNNNNNNNNNNNNNNNNNNNNNNNNNNNNNNNNNNNNNNNNNNNNNNNNNNNNNNNNNNNNNNNNNNNNNNNNNNNNNNNNNNNNNNNNNNNNNNNNNNNNNNNNNNNNNNNNNNNNNNNNNNNNNNNNNNNNNNNNNNNNNNNNNNNNNNNNNNNNNNNNNNNNNNNNNNNNNNNNNNNNNNNNNNNNNNNNNNNNNNNNNNNNNNNNNNNNNNNNNNNNNNNNNNNNNNNNNNNNNNNNNNNNNNNNNNNNNNNNNNNNNNNNNNNNNNNNNNNNNNNNNNNNNNNNNNNNNNNNNNNNNNNNNNNNNNNNNNNNNNNNNNNNNNNNNNNNNNNNNNNNNNNNNNNNNNNNNNNNNNNNNNNNNNNNNNNNNNNNNNNNNNNNNNNNNNNNNNNNNNNNNNNNNNNNNNNNNNNNNNNNNNNNNNNNNNNNNNNNNNNNNNNNNNNNNNNNNNNNNNNNNNNNNNNNNNNNNNNNNNNNNNNNNNNNNNNNNNNNNNNNNNNNNNNNNNNNNNNNNNNNNNNNNNNNNNNNNNNNNNNNNNNNNNNNNNNNNNNNNNNNNNNNNNNNNNNNNNNNNNNNNTCTGTGACAGCTACTCGGCTGAGAAATAGCTACAGATCAAGGTTACAATAACTGTCGAGTTAGAGGGACAGACACACAAGATGTCTACACTGTGTTTCCAGACCATACAAATGGCTGTGCTGAAGAAGTTCAGGTGTGAGTGAGCTGCATGATAGGATCATGTCTGTGACAGCTACTCGGCTGAGAAATAGCTACAGATCAAGGTTACAATAACTGTCGAGTTAGAGGGACAGACACACAAGATGTCTACACTGTGTTTCCAGACCATACAAATGGCTGTGCTGAAGAAGTTCAGGTGTGAGTGAGCTGCATGATAGGATCATGTCTGTGACAGCTACTCGGCTGAGAAATAGCTACCGATGTGGGTTGGTCTCACTGATTCTTTATCAAAAATTTCTTGGTGGCTGAGTACAAGTGGGACGCAATCTCTGTCTCTCTCCTCTGGACGCTAAAGACATTCTAGAGTATGTCTTATGGCGAAGTGCTTTAGTTACCGTTTCTTTTGTGTTCTGCATCGCTTGCAAGGACATGAGTATCAATCTCACAAACTCTCTCTCTCTCAAAGATATTCTTGGGCCTAATGTCTACTACTTGTTTATAATACATTGGGTATAATGTCTTGGGCCTATTGCTAATGTTTCTAACGGGCTTGGTAAGTATGGTTAGGGTTATTTTTGAGAAGTGTATGATGCAGCTGACTTCAAGTGTCACACCTCCATCTCCTTCTCTCTCTTTCGCCGGCGCACTCGATCTCTCTCACTAAGCAACATGCAACCAACAAGGAGGAGTTCGTGGCTCTTGAAACTGAAGAATGTCGAGGCTGCTTCGCCGAACACATTTGACCTCTCTTCTGGGTCAGGTTCATCCTCGCGCAAGAGGAGCCGCCGTCGTGTCTCAGCTAGTGATGCTGTGCCTCCACCTGAATCCGTTGAGCCTGAAGTCGAGTCTNNNNNNNNNNNNNNNNNNNNNNNNNNNNNNNNNNNNNNNNNNNNNNNNNNNNNNNNNNNNNNNNNNNNNNNNNNNNNNNNNNNNNNNNNNNNNNNNNNNNNNNNNNNNNNNNTTCTATCCAGAGCTTATGCGGCCTAAAAGGATGCCAATGACTGAACGTTTCTTCTCAGTCGAGGCGACTGAGCGTTTCAGAGAGCTCAGAGGGCGGAATTTCATTCCTCAGCAGTCTATCTCCCTCACAGACGAGAATATCTCTGATGTCAGAAGAATTGTGATCGGGGCAGGCTTGATTCATACCCTCACTGATCTCGATCCTTATCAGCCCAATGTAATCCGCGAATTCATTGCTAATAAGCTGAGGAACGAGACGATGGTGGTGTAGCGGTGTATGTTAGAGGATCGCTTGTTGATTTCTCTCCGAGTCTGATTAATTCGATGTATTGCATTCCGGGGTTTGAAGAAGATCCTAACTGGATGGATGAACGTCTTGATGAAGTTTGTGGTTTTCTCACCGATGGACGAATAAGACAAGGTGAGAACATGAGTTCGAAGTATCTCACAGCTACGAATCAGGTTCTGTACAAGCTCGTCTGCTCGAATTGGATTCCCACCAGGAACTACACTTCAATGAACCAAAGGCGACTCAGGTTCGTCTACATGCTTCATCATCATGACGGATTTGACTTCGAGAAACTCGTCTATGATCACATAATAGCAATGGCAGCGAACACTCAGACAGAGAAGACTCGGTGTATCATGTTCCCTAACTTGATTCAGCAGGTTATCCACTTTCAGCGTACTATAACTCCTGACTTGCTTCATGATGAGTTCACTGGAACACCGAAGCTTGTTGTCAAGGATGTCAAGGCTGGTCGTGGGTCTGGAGCAGACTCAAGTGCTGCCAGCCTTGAGGACGACATCAATCGCGCCATTGCGGGACTCAAAGCCATTCGAGTTCGCCTGAGGAGTAAGGGAGATGCACAGTGTTTTGTCTTATTTTCTACTCTATGTCTAACGAATGATTTTTCTCTAAATGTGCACCTATGCAGGGGGAGACTATGAGCAACATGTTCCTCATCCAGGGTTTGAAGAAAATGATGAGCAGGATGAAGATAAGGAAGACGCGTAAGATGATCATGTCTTACTGCTTAATGTCATTTTAATGCATCTTGTACTATTTAAGACTCAGACTATGTGGTTCGACTTGGTTCGACTGTGCTTTTATTAATTCCGTGTGCAACTTATTTGAAAAATGTGTTTTCAGTTGATGATCACTGGTTGAGTAGATTTCTTTGTCTTGGATATGTGTGCTGCGTGGATGTTTACATTGCAGGTTGCATAGGTTGTCACATTCAGATAAAAAGGGGGAGAATGTAAGCTCAAGAAAAGGAGCTTGTCGGATTGAGAAACAGAGGATGTGTTATGCACAATATGGGAAGTGTAACTTGCTGTTACAAGTCGGTTATGAGACGATGACGTGTCAATGTCTCATTGGTTCCAAGATGTTACTTTGGCGTGAAGCAAAGAAGATTTGGAAGATTTGGGCTTATCACAATAATTAGGCAACTAGGGTATGGTGTTAAGGGTATTTAACCTGATTACTTTGGGTAGATCGAGGTTAACTGTTTATTGATTGAAAAGCTAGAGCAAGAGGTTTGTTCTTGAGAGCTTAAGAAAGACGAGTACTTGTAGGTGTAGCTCATGGTTTCTGTTCTGATAGATTAGGAATTGGTCCGTCTCTAGTCGTGTGTGACTGAGAGTAATTCGGATTAAACAGATTTAGGAGAATTGTTTAACAGATTTCTAATATACAAGAAAGCGTTCTTGGTATCTTGTGTTTTAGTTCAAATATCTGGTAGTCCCTGAACTTTCATAATTCACCGTAGATCAACTTGAAGCTAGAACCTTTCTTGGTCCAAAGCAAGATCCCAATCACAACAAAGTCTCAGCATGTCTTCGTTAATGGATTATATGCTATGGCAAAACCAAGATATTGTTCCTCATGGTCAAAGCAACTGAAGACAAGAATAGGATTTGATTCTTGATTTATAACACCAACTCATAGAGGAAAGAGAGAGTATGCCATATAGTTACATCCGAATATTAACAAGACGCATAATCTGGGTATAGGATTCATGTCATCTTTACACAAAATAAATCGATTCCCTCCCTAGGCTAAATAACCCCTTAAGAGGTACTACTTGTTGCCTGAACAGAAGGCGTCTCCTCCGGCTGAGCCTCACTGGCTGTAGTTTCCGGCGGTGAAGTTTCTTCCTGAGCCACCGGTGGAGCTTCGGTGAGGATAGGGGCAGAAGCTTGAACAACTTCTGAAGGCTTGAACTTGTTGATGTAGTAGCTAAGAGACGGTCCTCTGTAGTCCACTGCTTTTGGTTTAGATGGAGCATCTTTACCGACTTGGAGGAGTATAGAGGATGCTGCCGCGATTGCGATAAGGGCAAGGCCTCCTACGATTGCTGCTGTGTTCTCAGCCCCATCAGAAGAGGACCCTGCAGTGCCTGAGCTTATGGCACCCTCTGCAACATATACCGCAGGCTGCACAAAGTAACAATAAAAACTATATTCTTAAACCAAAATAGAGTAAAATTAATTAAAAAGAAGAAGGTATGAGTGGATATATTACAAACCTCAATAGAGTAAACATTGGTCTGACCAGCAGTATCTTTCTCAACGTAGCCAGTCCAACCACGCTTCCGAGGTGGAAACGTTCCCACCACTTTGGTCTTCTCTCCAGCCAACCATTCCATACTCACTGTCCCAACCTGTGTTTTTCACCCATCCAAACAACATCAAGTTTTTTTTTTTCAATTGCATGATTTTTCACTAAAAGTAGCCACCTTTTTTTATCAAATCTTAATACTTAAACATCAAAAGAATGGGCCTTTCTATATAACCATGGAGATTCGAAAGTTCGCTAACAAAAAAAAACAGAGCTACACTTCTTTGCCACCAAACAAAATCATTTTTTTCTTCAAATGTATGGTCAATTCTAACTGGTGTTGAGGTTTCAGTAAAAGTAACAATTTTTTCTACAAATCTTAATATTAAAACATCAAAAAGAATGTGACTTTATCCATAATCTATGGAGATTTGAAAGTTAACTCATACATACTGTAATAACAAAAAAAAACAGAACAGCACTACTTTGCCAGCAACTTCTGAAAAAAATTAATGATTGTGTAAGAAAACGAGTACCTCTTTGTCGGGAGCACATTCCTCGGCATTACAATCAGGATCATCGGAAGAAGCTCTAACGACTGATACGAAAAGCTTCCGTCCTACCGACCTGGCGCCGAGGAATCTGCCAAGAGGCTTAGGAGATGCCAAAACGCAGCCGTTTGGGGATAGCAAGACGTTGGAAGTGCAAGACATGGTTACCTCAGATTCGAGGAGGTCCGGACAGGAGATTCTTGGGTTTGTTTTGTCTTTTTGAGTGATGAAAAGGTAAAGATAATATGTGAGGAGGAAAAGAGCGAAGAGAAGACGATGATGATGTGTGTTGTGCTGCGTGGTGTGGTGTGGGCTTTTCATTTAGGCTACGCGTGTAAGTGCCCACCCCAGAATCTAAAACCCATACAAGTTGCTAAGCCCCTCCCACTATAATAATAATATCAACAAATAAATTATTTTATTTTGCCTTTTCTCACAATAATTTTTACTTACCACTAAAATATTATAAGAATTAAATAAATAATTGAAACATAAGATATATATGCACTGATGAAACATTTGGAAACTTGAATAAAAAAATATAGTATTGGGGTAACAAATGAATTTTGCAAATTGTTTCACTAACTTCAATCAAATATCCATTAAAACGAATTAGTCCTTCTCAAATTTGCATTAGTTTTTTTTCTCTGGTGAAAAAAATTGCATTAGTTCATAACATTAACCGGTAATTTATTTTCACCTTTTGTTTATGGAGATTTTACGCATCTCTTTTTTTTTTGTGTGTTTGTGTTGTCATCTTCCACACTCCCTTTTCTTCATTTCATAATGTTCTCTATAAGGGCTATAACGAATGATTTCAGTTTGCACACAACGTAATCATCACATCGACCAAAGAAGACTCCGTGGGTTAGTGACTTAGCCACTATGCCTTGTGCCTCTAGCATGTGAGATTCACATCACACTTTCCCGTTGTGGAGTAAAAAACCAATATCTATCTCCAAAAGGAAAAGAAAACGTACATCATAATATTGTGCCGACTGAACCAAGAGTAGAGCTTTGTTGTGGTGTTAATTACATGATGGATACGACATATAGTTTATAACAAAGTTTGTGTGTGCTAGTTGGTGTGGTGTAACAATTTTTTTTTTGTTTCTAGTCTTCTTCCACGTTTTAAACTTCTTGGTGATTGAGAGAGCTAGCTTCAAGATTTTAGCAAGTTGTAGTAGGTCGTTGGAAAATTCTGGTGGAAATTAAAATTCTGTACAAAATAAGAAAATGAACCTCAATTTTAAATGTACACTGACTCCAGTTTCTCTGTTCTCTTTCGCATAATCATTTATGACATTTGATATCTAACGCAGTTGGCCATTGAGTGATGTATTTTTAATATCTTATGCACATTCCAGTGTCCACACAACCCTATAAGCTTTGACGTTTTTTTTTTCTGAGAAAAAAAAACTACGAGTATGAATAACCACTAGCTATGCCCGAGGGACCTATGTATTGATGAGCACCGATTTAATAAACGACAACAAAATTTCATGTAACTTCAGAATAAAGAAAACATTCGAAATGTACCTTTTTATCAACTACTCATACTATTAGATCAAATTCTAAGCATTTCGGGGAACACTTCTATCCAACTGTATTTGATTATATGGGGATATGGAGCAAACGCATGCTCTCAATTTTTTTTCTGTACTCTAAAATGTATTAATCTTTGAAGCAAAGGCCGGTCAGTCCACCGGATCATAATCATATTCAGTAAATCTGAACCGTCTGTTTCCAAACGCACCGAGTGCATGGACTTGCATATCTCTCCATTTGAAATGTATCAAATTGTCCGAACATGTGATTCTATAATTTTATCATATGTGATCTACCATCTATCATTATTATAGCATTCTTAAAATTGCTAAACAATAGTTTTGTATGTATTTTTTTTTTGCTAAATTATTACAGTTAAAGAGCAAACATACAGTTTACTCAGCAGGTAATAGTTTATTCTATTAGTTTTGACCCGAGTCTCGAGATAATTTAACAAAGGTTAAAACCACATACAAATGACATTGATAAGAGTAGACAAATGCTACACACCACCGTCCTCTAACAAACACATGAAAAGTGGCGAAGCAGACAGAACGAGGAAAGACAAAAATGAAAAAACACAAAAACACAAAAACACACAAACAAACAAGTCGCTGCTCAAACACTACTAGTACGCTCTTAATTAGTTATTGTCTCATTCATCTTTTCTTAAGAGCATCGTTCACGTGCCAACCCTAGACGTCCATTGGGAACGTCGATCAGGACCCGATGGTTCTGCTGCTGCATGCTTGCGATCACGTTGACGACAGAGTTCACGTTTTCCGGCGACGACGCGATGGCGAGGCACGACAGGCTCCCGGCGCTGCTGTGTAAC
It encodes:
- the LOC106315309 gene encoding uncharacterized protein LOC106315309, whose translation is MTDDEPIDGFISKISELASEASVLGKKYDEKDLVKKLLRCLPPRFEAYKAVLDIAVNTDEMKFDQLSGILKVHDLEKSNRTTNSQKSIAFVSDSNEQDRVTKIEENLGLMARNFNKFIKRMDKGGNRSNSRFQRNNSDQSNSQNTRQDSKNSKKKELKCHECEGYGHFRNECPLAKRKELKCIDCKGFGHTRSECPNNLKKDKSLMCFSDTESESDSDRDELHLNFMALVSKEEEPKLDSGVEEDEDDLNNDLESEYKSLFDKFAELSHENLQLLKDKAMLKAQVNILELEKPSEQATELSILKNSDQELLSLKRAMTEQERVQKQFELKMNCLNDPLTKEMDKSKLLENQLAENLKKVRMLTTGTTTLDQLLTIGQCPSSNWGLGFQGGTSKSAEETVFVKGSSNEKEIQTTTKVQINNQKGENLKKTAATRRGNGCHFCGKRGHNVRVCFFRKIQYQRAWRMNLCFMEPSLYGHVWIAKKDLYPNYKQRALTVAHSEKSEIRTNAEQPIICNFATLSIGTELVSNVAYTSSDSNSQFDTPLDFFEKLEFIKGGKVTFGDGGQGKIRGVGELDRSVLPKLVNVFYVDGLKANLISVSQLCDEGLENIFNSKECRAVDAKGNVVLCGVRSGNNCYMWKPSHLCYSAKESKLDLWHKKLGHMNTNGLTRLINSQVVRGIPELEKQTDTVCGGCCQDQQARVTQKIECVTPPAEASSDVRVKEESEEEDE
- the LOC106313503 gene encoding uncharacterized protein LOC106313503 is translated as MSCTSNVLLSPNGCVLASPKPLGRFLGARSVGRKLFVSVVRASSDDPDCNAEECAPDKEVGTVSMEWLAGEKTKVVGTFPPRKRGWTGYVEKDTAGQTNVYSIEPAVYVAEGAISSGTAGSSSDGAENTAAIVGGLALIAIAAASSILLQVGKDAPSKPKAVDYRGPSLSYYINKFKPSEVVQASAPILTEAPPVAQEETSPPETTASEAQPEETPSVQATSSTS